A genomic region of Tissierella sp. contains the following coding sequences:
- a CDS encoding DUF6976 family protein codes for MFVNLDQATKLVQEGRILHIAADESLLKQLPKGKWIAGTTPYFITEQGGITCKDKLFINEIVDAVDCKTIVYDRNNILDITKDSYLNGMSFLIMPFASDVAVFYAKEAPNSIDILMNPTIGWISGFDLSTNSSAKVYDGVTGVSYDDKAVALHISLPDDKVASLGIVNIFNIDENDTKIEFKEDALSVKKCLVNGKEVLFSDYLSENNINTQLPLVADYNSVLVNVSIKSVSEENKTVDFYAPVFAGKEYRFAHPVNNYGTSFTEHLQGFENIKPIFSCNCILNYLYGELDGKSTAPFAGPVTFGEVAYQLLNQTLVYAEIISK; via the coding sequence ATGTTTGTTAATCTTGATCAGGCAACAAAATTAGTCCAAGAAGGTAGAATTTTGCATATTGCAGCTGACGAGTCTTTGTTGAAACAATTACCGAAGGGCAAATGGATTGCGGGAACTACTCCATATTTTATTACGGAGCAAGGCGGTATCACTTGCAAAGATAAATTATTTATTAATGAAATAGTAGATGCAGTGGATTGTAAAACCATAGTGTACGATAGAAATAATATATTAGACATAACAAAGGATTCCTATCTTAACGGGATGTCATTTTTAATTATGCCTTTTGCGAGTGATGTTGCTGTATTTTATGCTAAGGAAGCACCAAATTCAATTGATATATTAATGAATCCAACAATTGGTTGGATCTCAGGTTTTGATCTATCTACCAACTCTAGTGCGAAGGTATATGATGGCGTTACTGGTGTATCATATGACGACAAAGCGGTTGCATTACACATTTCCTTGCCCGATGATAAGGTAGCATCCCTTGGAATAGTAAATATTTTTAATATTGACGAGAATGATACGAAAATCGAGTTTAAGGAAGATGCTTTATCAGTAAAGAAATGCTTAGTTAACGGAAAAGAAGTTTTATTTTCAGATTATTTATCCGAAAATAATATTAATACACAATTACCATTAGTAGCAGATTATAACAGTGTATTGGTAAATGTGTCTATTAAATCCGTTTCTGAAGAAAACAAGACTGTTGATTTTTATGCTCCTGTATTTGCAGGAAAAGAGTATCGTTTTGCTCACCCTGTCAATAATTATGGTACAAGCTTCACAGAACATTTACAAGGGTTTGAAAATATTAAACCAATCTTTTCTTGCAACTGTATCCTCAATTACCTTTATGGTGAACTTGATGGTAAATCAACAGCGCCGTTTGCAGGACCGGTAACTTTTGGAGAAGTCGCATACCAGTTACTAAACCAAACACTAGTATATGCAGAGATAATTAGTAAATAA
- a CDS encoding CarD family transcriptional regulator, whose product MFDIGDLIIYSGQGICCIDEICEREYFGVTKSYYVLHPVENDKLKISIPVDSQDVVMLRLMDREEAEEIIETFKLAGIEWIDKVNHRNQVYSNIVKTGNRKEISMIVNTLMREKIKTENNGKKFDERDKKLLISVQNILFSELALPLNTTVEAIEERILGIISDTL is encoded by the coding sequence ATGTTTGATATTGGAGATTTAATTATCTATTCTGGCCAGGGAATTTGCTGTATAGATGAGATTTGTGAAAGAGAATACTTTGGTGTCACTAAAAGCTATTATGTTTTGCACCCCGTTGAAAATGATAAGTTGAAAATTAGCATCCCTGTAGATAGTCAAGATGTAGTGATGCTAAGGCTTATGGATAGAGAAGAAGCCGAAGAGATTATAGAAACCTTTAAGTTAGCAGGAATAGAATGGATTGATAAAGTAAACCATAGAAATCAAGTATATTCAAATATTGTAAAGACGGGGAATCGTAAAGAAATTTCTATGATAGTCAATACTTTGATGAGGGAAAAGATTAAAACAGAAAACAATGGGAAGAAATTTGATGAAAGAGATAAGAAACTCTTAATTTCAGTTCAAAATATTCTATTCTCAGAATTGGCACTTCCATTAAATACTACTGTTGAAGCAATAGAAGAAAGAATCCTTGGTATTATATCAGATACACTGTAG
- a CDS encoding ABC transporter ATP-binding protein, producing the protein MKRHSVLRLLKLMIPHKRTVVLAAICVLLANGAELLKPIILKIVIDDFLILKRPEIGFYSITSMGILYMVIIALGSLFTFAQINLMNRVGQNIVSNLRKKVFSHIQHLPLSYLDKFSSGRLITRATNDVEALNEMFTDVLINLFRDIFLLIGIVVIMFKMNVSLALIGFVAVPLIFLVTYYFKNKIKKNFQVVKSLIGRINGFFAENLSGMKLVQVFNREIEKQKEFKELNDEYHKATLFQIKMNSLLRPIIEILQNVTIAVLVWYSMGKIMNQTLELGVVFAFTNYIKQFFAPINDLAENYNTIQSAIVSADRIFELLDQEDILEDLDAGLPIESFRGKIEFKNVYFAYNEEEWILKNLSFNIEPGETAAFVGATGAGKTTIINLISRFYEIQKGEILIDGVNIKEYKLKDLRKNVAVVLQDVFLFSGDIKSNISLNTNIPDDEISKSLELSCSSDFIDELPLGINEPVRERGSTFSAGQRQLLSFARAIAHNPSVLVLDEATANIDTKTEQLIQKSIENISKNRTTLIIAHRLSTIRNADKIILLSKGKIIEIGNHDELMKKGSYYRELYEAQ; encoded by the coding sequence ATGAAGCGTCATAGTGTTTTAAGATTATTAAAGTTAATGATACCCCACAAGAGAACCGTAGTTTTGGCAGCTATCTGCGTACTATTAGCAAATGGAGCAGAGCTTTTAAAACCAATTATTTTAAAGATTGTAATAGATGATTTCCTAATTCTTAAAAGGCCTGAGATAGGGTTCTATTCTATTACTTCCATGGGTATCCTATATATGGTAATCATAGCTTTAGGCTCATTGTTCACATTTGCACAGATAAATCTTATGAATCGTGTTGGGCAGAATATTGTTAGCAATTTAAGAAAAAAAGTTTTCAGTCATATACAACATCTACCATTATCTTATTTAGATAAATTTTCTTCAGGAAGGTTAATAACAAGAGCTACTAATGATGTTGAAGCTCTTAACGAAATGTTTACTGATGTTTTGATTAATCTTTTTAGAGATATATTCTTATTAATTGGAATTGTAGTTATAATGTTTAAAATGAATGTAAGCTTAGCATTAATAGGATTTGTAGCAGTACCACTTATTTTCTTAGTAACATATTATTTCAAGAATAAAATCAAAAAGAACTTTCAAGTGGTAAAAAGCTTGATTGGTAGAATAAATGGTTTTTTTGCGGAAAACTTGTCTGGAATGAAATTGGTACAAGTATTTAATCGAGAAATAGAAAAGCAAAAGGAATTCAAGGAATTAAATGATGAATATCATAAAGCCACACTATTTCAAATAAAGATGAATAGCTTGCTAAGGCCTATAATTGAGATATTGCAAAATGTAACTATTGCTGTATTAGTATGGTATAGCATGGGCAAGATTATGAACCAAACTCTTGAGCTAGGTGTGGTATTTGCATTTACAAACTATATCAAGCAGTTTTTTGCACCTATTAATGATTTAGCAGAAAACTATAATACTATCCAGTCTGCCATAGTATCTGCAGATCGTATATTTGAGTTGTTGGATCAGGAGGATATACTAGAAGATTTAGATGCAGGTTTACCTATAGAAAGTTTTAGGGGAAAAATTGAATTTAAGAATGTTTATTTCGCTTACAATGAAGAGGAATGGATATTGAAAAACCTAAGCTTTAATATTGAACCAGGTGAGACTGCAGCTTTTGTAGGAGCTACAGGAGCAGGGAAGACTACGATTATTAATCTGATTTCTAGATTCTATGAGATTCAGAAGGGTGAAATTTTAATTGATGGCGTAAATATTAAAGAATATAAGCTGAAGGATTTAAGAAAGAATGTAGCAGTAGTTTTACAAGATGTATTTCTTTTTTCAGGAGATATTAAAAGTAATATAAGTCTTAATACTAATATCCCTGATGATGAAATATCAAAATCCTTGGAATTATCATGTTCATCGGATTTTATAGATGAATTACCCCTTGGAATCAATGAACCTGTAAGGGAAAGGGGTAGCACCTTCTCTGCAGGGCAAAGACAACTTCTATCCTTTGCACGAGCTATTGCCCACAATCCATCAGTTCTTGTGCTGGATGAGGCAACTGCCAACATTGATACAAAGACAGAACAATTAATTCAAAAATCTATTGAGAATATATCTAAAAATCGTACTACTTTAATTATTGCTCATAGACTATCTACAATTCGAAATGCAGATAAAATAATTTTATTAAGCAAGGGTAAAATTATTGAGATAGGAAATCATGATGAGCTCATGAAAAAAGGCAGTTATTATAGAGAACTTTACGAAGCACAATAA
- a CDS encoding ABC transporter ATP-binding protein → MKGNAIINFFKKHWIHYTIGVVFLMLSTYIQTFGPKLLGIIIDLLRLENIDRGQIFFYLWMMIVVAVAAFFTRYIWRYLILGSSRNMECYLRQSLFAHFQTLPVQFYHERKTGDLLAYAINDISAVRMSFGPGLAHIIHGTGMCIVVIASMARTIDLRLTILALLPIPVILLLMIKIGGLVQKRFRTVQENFAAISDRVQENISGIRVIKSYVQEKDEVHRFDDLNEKMKESNIKMVRVSSILSPMIELCFGISFMISLIYGSNMVKNNVITLGDFIAFNGYLTLIVKPITSIGRVINITQKGLASFKRLDAIFQTKSDITHETGDQSLKEIKGSIEIKNLRFNYPGVEELALKDISFKISEGKTVGIIGKTGSGKTTLVNLLLRLYNVERGKIFIDGQDINDYPLKVLRENIGYVPQDNFLFSSTIKESIQFFRDIYSDEEIEDATKSSCIYDNIIDFPNGFDTVIGERGVNLSGGQKQRISIARAIVKNPSILILDDALSAVDTKTEESIIDHFKDILIGKTGIIIAHRISAIKHADEIIVMDHGEIVESGTHEELLEKEGAYFEIYEEQYKEEMREKVNHEAS, encoded by the coding sequence ATGAAAGGAAATGCTATAATAAATTTTTTCAAGAAGCATTGGATACATTACACCATAGGGGTTGTATTTCTAATGTTAAGTACCTATATCCAGACCTTTGGGCCTAAGCTTTTGGGCATAATTATAGACCTATTAAGATTAGAAAATATAGATAGGGGGCAAATATTCTTCTATTTATGGATGATGATCGTCGTTGCAGTAGCAGCATTTTTTACAAGATATATATGGAGATATCTCATTTTAGGGAGTTCAAGAAATATGGAGTGTTATTTGAGACAAAGTTTGTTTGCCCATTTTCAAACACTTCCAGTACAATTCTATCACGAGAGGAAAACGGGAGATCTACTAGCATATGCTATTAATGACATCTCTGCAGTAAGAATGTCCTTTGGGCCAGGTTTAGCCCATATAATTCACGGTACAGGAATGTGTATAGTGGTTATTGCATCCATGGCTAGAACCATAGACTTGAGATTAACTATATTAGCTCTTTTGCCTATTCCAGTAATCTTGCTCTTAATGATTAAAATTGGTGGACTAGTACAAAAGAGGTTTAGAACAGTTCAAGAAAATTTTGCAGCTATATCAGATCGTGTACAAGAAAACATCTCAGGCATTCGAGTAATCAAATCCTATGTACAGGAGAAGGACGAAGTTCATAGATTTGATGATTTAAATGAAAAAATGAAAGAATCTAATATAAAAATGGTTAGGGTTTCTTCTATTCTTTCACCAATGATTGAACTGTGCTTTGGTATAAGCTTTATGATTAGTCTTATCTACGGTAGTAATATGGTGAAAAACAATGTAATTACCCTTGGAGATTTTATTGCTTTTAATGGATATCTTACTTTGATTGTAAAACCAATTACATCAATAGGTAGAGTAATTAATATAACTCAAAAAGGCTTAGCTTCATTTAAAAGACTAGATGCAATTTTTCAAACAAAATCAGATATTACTCATGAAACTGGAGATCAGTCTTTAAAAGAAATAAAAGGGAGTATAGAAATAAAGAATTTAAGATTTAATTATCCAGGAGTAGAAGAGTTAGCTTTAAAAGATATTAGTTTTAAAATTAGTGAAGGAAAAACAGTAGGAATTATAGGTAAAACGGGTAGTGGAAAAACTACTTTGGTGAACCTTTTACTAAGGCTTTATAATGTTGAAAGAGGAAAGATATTCATAGATGGGCAAGATATCAATGATTATCCTTTGAAAGTTCTTCGTGAAAATATAGGATATGTACCACAAGATAATTTCCTTTTTTCATCCACTATTAAAGAAAGTATTCAGTTCTTTAGAGATATATACTCGGATGAAGAAATTGAAGATGCTACTAAATCAAGCTGCATTTATGATAATATTATAGATTTTCCTAATGGATTTGATACTGTAATAGGTGAAAGGGGAGTAAATCTTTCTGGAGGTCAAAAACAAAGGATTTCAATTGCAAGGGCAATTGTAAAAAATCCAAGTATACTTATCTTGGATGACGCTTTATCTGCTGTTGATACAAAAACAGAGGAGAGCATTATTGACCATTTTAAAGATATATTAATTGGTAAGACAGGCATCATTATTGCTCATCGTATTTCAGCTATAAAACATGCAGATGAAATTATTGTAATGGACCATGGGGAAATAGTAGAGAGTGGAACCCATGAAGAGCTTCTAGAAAAAGAAGGAGCATATTTTGAAATTTATGAGGAGCAATATAAAGAAGAAATGCGAGAGAAGGTGAACCATGAAGCGTCATAG
- a CDS encoding PdaC/SigV domain-containing protein, whose protein sequence is MKKSISFLLLLIICVSIFSFVVAEDDYTVKNSTITETGDFLSINISVPYFDGFKGADKVNKEIEVLVKNSIEDIRATATLMKEYHEENLDSSAVFWTQKAILDISYDYFLNKDLLSLQLNFSSYSGGAHGMYYVIPINVNTFTGEIYEFKDLFKSNSSVEVIEKKIIETMDKSPNNYFEDYDKVVKDKNGDFLFYIDGDKIVVYFTLYEIAPYAGGMHRFVFEGNELKELLKDEIYNSMKEEKSLDAIRFNGLSLSAQEVVLDDYVPMIPLRVVAESLGYKVDWNKKDGPTVAGKPLNDIEYKTIKGTSYVPMEYFTELLKENVSFGTSQYINTNNKNYDLIDSTIIRIFKETN, encoded by the coding sequence GTGAAAAAATCTATATCATTTCTACTATTGTTAATAATTTGTGTTTCTATATTTTCTTTTGTAGTTGCAGAGGATGATTATACTGTAAAAAACAGTACAATTACTGAGACAGGAGATTTTTTAAGTATTAATATCTCTGTACCTTATTTTGATGGCTTTAAGGGTGCTGACAAGGTAAACAAGGAAATTGAAGTCCTAGTTAAAAACTCCATAGAGGATATCAGAGCTACGGCGACTTTAATGAAGGAATATCATGAAGAGAATCTTGACAGCAGTGCGGTATTCTGGACTCAAAAAGCTATTTTAGATATTTCCTATGACTATTTTTTGAACAAAGATTTACTATCTCTACAATTAAACTTCTCTAGCTATTCAGGTGGTGCCCATGGAATGTATTATGTTATTCCTATAAATGTCAATACTTTTACTGGTGAAATATACGAATTTAAGGACTTATTTAAATCTAACTCATCTGTTGAAGTAATAGAAAAAAAGATTATTGAAACTATGGATAAATCTCCGAATAATTATTTTGAGGACTATGATAAAGTAGTAAAAGACAAGAATGGTGATTTTTTATTCTATATTGATGGAGACAAAATAGTTGTTTATTTTACCCTTTATGAAATAGCTCCTTATGCAGGAGGAATGCATCGTTTTGTATTTGAGGGAAATGAATTAAAGGAACTACTAAAGGATGAGATTTATAACTCTATGAAAGAAGAAAAATCTCTAGATGCAATTAGGTTTAATGGTCTTAGTTTATCTGCACAAGAAGTTGTATTGGATGATTATGTTCCTATGATTCCTCTTCGTGTTGTTGCTGAATCTCTTGGCTATAAGGTTGATTGGAATAAGAAAGATGGCCCTACTGTAGCAGGTAAGCCTCTTAACGATATTGAATATAAAACAATAAAAGGCACTAGCTATGTTCCTATGGAATATTTTACTGAATTATTAAAAGAAAATGTAAGTTTCGGTACTTCACAATATATTAATACCAATAATAAAAATTATGATTTAATTGATAGCACTATTATAAGGATATTTAAAGAAACTAATTAA
- a CDS encoding VOC family protein: MKCKMLHTCIRVMDLEKSFKFYTEALGLTETRRKDYPEDEFTLVYLSDESGKYELELTYNYNPEKPYVIGDGFSHIAVSVDDLEASREKHMEMGYEVTELMGLPGSPPRFYFVTDPDGYEVEVLRG; this comes from the coding sequence ATGAAATGCAAAATGCTTCACACTTGCATAAGAGTAATGGATTTAGAAAAATCCTTTAAATTTTACACAGAAGCTTTAGGATTAACAGAAACACGCAGGAAGGATTATCCAGAAGATGAATTTACATTAGTTTATCTATCAGATGAATCAGGAAAATATGAATTAGAATTAACATATAATTATAATCCAGAAAAACCATATGTAATAGGTGATGGGTTTAGTCATATAGCAGTTTCCGTAGATGATCTAGAAGCTTCTAGAGAAAAACATATGGAAATGGGATATGAAGTTACAGAATTAATGGGTCTTCCAGGAAGTCCACCTAGGTTTTATTTTGTAACTGATCCAGACGGATATGAAGTTGAAGTATTAAGGGGATAA
- a CDS encoding DUF2249 domain-containing protein, whose protein sequence is MSILQIDTSGYTASDVNSVVLRTFSSLPVGEKMMLINDSDLSHAFKQLEENQYGKFEWEYIEEGPDVWKVSLAKKYLNYI, encoded by the coding sequence ATGTCAATTTTACAAATAGATACTAGTGGCTATACTGCAAGCGATGTAAACAGTGTTGTTTTACGTACTTTTAGTTCATTGCCTGTAGGTGAGAAAATGATGTTAATAAATGATAGTGATCTTTCACATGCATTTAAGCAATTAGAGGAAAACCAGTATGGTAAATTTGAATGGGAATATATCGAAGAAGGTCCTGATGTATGGAAGGTATCCTTGGCAAAGAAATATCTTAATTATATATAA
- the mnmH gene encoding tRNA 2-selenouridine(34) synthase MnmH, translating into MFKVVDYEDIDENRIDENHILIDLRSPSEYNSETIPGAINIPIFNDEERKLIGTIYKQESIEKAKKVGMETASRRLPSIYEEVSALDKEYGNLIFFCARGGFRSSSIVSLFRSIGINSIKLNGGYNGYRRFINENLPTIMNEIQFVVLYGNTGTGKTHILQSLKAEGMDILDLEGCANHRGSLLGGVGLGEQNTQKMFESLIYESLKNRKSNLVFLEGESKRIGKDIIPNYLYEAMNKGINLKIEASIERRVDILLKDYVHGIDDEIITSINFLRKYLGDANIDRYIDSINKHDYRPVIEELIIKYYDPLYGHKNRIHHAIFHNEKTLVTAKNIIEWVNDMKEDSK; encoded by the coding sequence ATGTTTAAAGTAGTTGATTATGAAGATATAGATGAAAACAGAATAGATGAAAATCACATATTAATAGACCTCAGATCTCCTAGTGAATACAATTCTGAGACTATACCAGGTGCTATTAATATTCCAATTTTCAACGATGAGGAAAGAAAGTTAATAGGAACAATTTATAAGCAAGAGAGTATAGAAAAGGCAAAAAAAGTTGGCATGGAGACAGCATCAAGGCGACTTCCAAGTATTTATGAAGAGGTGAGCGCCCTAGATAAGGAATATGGCAATCTGATTTTTTTCTGTGCAAGAGGTGGTTTTAGGAGCAGTTCTATAGTTTCTCTTTTTAGATCTATAGGTATTAATTCTATTAAACTTAATGGTGGATATAATGGATATAGAAGATTTATCAATGAAAATCTCCCTACTATTATGAATGAAATCCAGTTTGTAGTTCTTTATGGAAATACCGGGACAGGTAAAACTCATATATTACAATCCCTTAAAGCAGAAGGAATGGATATTCTAGATCTTGAGGGTTGTGCTAATCATAGGGGATCCCTCCTTGGTGGCGTTGGATTAGGTGAGCAGAACACTCAAAAAATGTTTGAATCACTTATTTACGAATCTCTGAAAAACAGAAAATCAAATCTTGTGTTTTTAGAGGGTGAAAGTAAAAGAATAGGTAAAGATATAATACCTAATTATCTATATGAGGCCATGAACAAGGGGATTAACCTAAAAATTGAAGCTAGCATAGAAAGAAGAGTTGATATTCTCCTAAAAGATTATGTTCATGGAATTGATGATGAAATAATAACTTCCATAAACTTTCTGAGAAAATACTTAGGCGATGCTAATATTGATAGATATATAGATTCTATTAACAAACATGATTATAGACCAGTAATAGAAGAACTGATAATTAAATATTACGATCCACTTTATGGACATAAAAATAGGATTCATCATGCAATATTTCATAATGAAAAAACTCTTGTAACAGCCAAAAATATTATTGAATGGGTTAATGATATGAAAGAAGATTCTAAATAA
- a CDS encoding TIGR02206 family membrane protein — translation MEWIRYFFRGNPDGYVFPIWSLKHLALIFIAFIGVEFIIKYKGKLRNSQLGKYFKIAMIIALSLQQIVLYLWYSFSGYFTIKESLPLYNCRIAIIFTILALITDKKIFKNVGCYWGVAGAILALVMPTDLDPFSFPHYTNISFFLGHIALLWSTLYILVVDEYRINKISLKSILYFTNIYHLLIYTFNIFAKSNYCYLIEPPFAKAFFASNMSPRFYSLTTFLAFNIFMILVYVVAKSIYKLLEVDEDLAKFAS, via the coding sequence GTGGAGTGGATAAGATATTTTTTTAGGGGCAATCCTGATGGTTATGTATTTCCAATATGGAGTCTAAAACATCTTGCATTGATATTTATTGCATTTATTGGAGTGGAATTTATAATAAAATATAAAGGAAAACTTAGAAATTCTCAGTTAGGTAAATATTTTAAAATTGCTATGATTATAGCATTGAGTTTACAGCAGATAGTTTTGTATTTGTGGTATAGCTTTTCTGGTTACTTTACTATAAAAGAGAGCTTACCACTATATAACTGTAGAATTGCCATTATATTTACAATTCTTGCGTTGATAACAGATAAAAAGATATTTAAAAATGTAGGATGCTACTGGGGGGTTGCGGGAGCTATATTAGCTCTGGTGATGCCTACTGACTTAGACCCATTCTCATTTCCACATTATACCAATATATCCTTTTTCTTAGGGCATATAGCGTTGTTATGGTCTACACTATATATCTTAGTAGTTGATGAATATAGGATTAATAAAATTAGCCTGAAATCTATATTATATTTTACTAATATTTATCATTTATTAATTTATACATTTAATATATTTGCTAAATCAAACTATTGTTATTTAATAGAACCACCTTTTGCCAAGGCGTTCTTTGCAAGCAATATGTCACCAAGGTTTTATAGCCTAACTACATTTTTAGCTTTTAATATATTTATGATATTGGTGTATGTAGTAGCTAAGTCCATATATAAATTATTAGAGGTAGATGAAGATTTAGCAAAATTTGCTTCATAA
- the trpS gene encoding tryptophan--tRNA ligase, with protein sequence MEKKIVFSAVQPSGALTIGNYIGAIKNWVELQDEYDCYYCIVDMHAITVPQVPKELRKKTLELLAVYLACGIDPEKTSLFIQSHVPAHAELTWVLNSISYMGQLNRMTQFKEKSKKSEENLNAALFTYPVLMASDILLYQADLVPVGDDQKQHLELARDLAERFNNKYSDTFKVPDPLIKEVGARIMSLQDPESKMSKSDSDENGYILILDDKDAIRRKIKRAVTDSLGIMAYNDEQLGLKNLLTIYSIFSKEEIPQIISRYEGQGYGKFKEDLAELITEGLSPIQEKYDYLIKNKDYLEKIYKAGAEKAEYQAMKTLRKVYKKVGFIPK encoded by the coding sequence ATGGAAAAGAAAATTGTATTTAGTGCAGTTCAACCATCAGGGGCATTGACCATTGGTAATTATATAGGAGCTATAAAAAATTGGGTGGAATTACAGGATGAATATGATTGTTATTATTGTATAGTTGATATGCACGCTATTACAGTGCCACAAGTACCTAAGGAACTGAGAAAAAAGACATTAGAGCTTTTAGCAGTATACTTAGCTTGTGGTATTGATCCTGAAAAAACTTCATTATTCATACAATCCCATGTGCCGGCCCATGCTGAGTTGACTTGGGTGTTAAATAGTATTTCATATATGGGACAATTAAATAGAATGACTCAATTTAAAGAAAAGTCTAAGAAATCTGAGGAAAATCTAAATGCAGCCTTATTCACTTATCCTGTCTTGATGGCTTCAGACATACTTTTATATCAAGCAGACTTAGTTCCAGTAGGGGACGATCAAAAACAACATTTAGAGTTAGCGAGAGACTTAGCAGAAAGATTTAACAATAAATATAGTGATACTTTCAAAGTGCCAGATCCTCTAATCAAGGAAGTTGGAGCTAGGATAATGAGTCTTCAAGATCCAGAATCAAAGATGAGTAAATCTGATTCTGATGAAAATGGATATATATTAATCTTAGATGATAAAGATGCTATTAGAAGAAAAATCAAAAGAGCAGTCACTGATTCCTTGGGAATAATGGCCTATAATGATGAGCAACTAGGATTAAAGAATCTACTGACCATTTACTCTATATTTTCAAAGGAAGAAATACCTCAAATAATTAGTCGTTATGAAGGACAGGGATATGGAAAATTCAAAGAAGACTTGGCAGAATTGATTACAGAAGGACTTTCACCTATTCAAGAGAAATATGATTATCTTATAAAAAATAAGGATTATTTAGAAAAGATATATAAGGCTGGAGCAGAAAAGGCTGAATATCAGGCTATGAAGACACTTAGAAAGGTCTATAAAAAGGTAGGATTTATACCTAAATAG
- the epsC gene encoding serine O-acetyltransferase EpsC — MFKFLVEEGRNIMEKDPAAKNLFTAMFFYPSIKAMSYHKIAHKLYKKKRFTLSWIISQRARRITGIEIHPGAKIGKKLFIDHGMGVVIGETAEIGDNVLMYHGVTLGGIGGEKNAKRHPTIEDDVVIGAGAKILGPVTIGKGAKIGANSVVLEDIPPYATAVGAPARIIRKKQNTWFYVV, encoded by the coding sequence ATGTTTAAGTTCTTAGTAGAAGAAGGAAGAAATATAATGGAGAAGGATCCAGCAGCTAAGAATCTTTTTACCGCCATGTTTTTTTACCCCAGTATAAAGGCAATGTCTTATCATAAAATTGCACACAAACTATATAAGAAGAAAAGATTTACATTATCTTGGATAATATCTCAACGAGCTAGGAGAATAACAGGTATAGAAATACACCCTGGAGCTAAAATAGGTAAAAAATTATTTATAGACCATGGAATGGGTGTAGTCATAGGAGAGACTGCTGAAATAGGGGATAATGTGCTAATGTATCATGGAGTAACTTTAGGAGGAATAGGTGGAGAAAAAAATGCCAAGAGACATCCTACTATAGAAGATGATGTGGTAATTGGAGCTGGTGCTAAAATATTAGGACCAGTCACAATTGGTAAAGGGGCTAAGATTGGTGCCAATTCAGTGGTACTAGAAGATATACCACCATATGCTACAGCAGTAGGAGCACCAGCTAGGATAATTAGAAAAAAACAAAACACTTGGTTTTATGTAGTATAA